The Pogona vitticeps strain Pit_001003342236 chromosome 3, PviZW2.1, whole genome shotgun sequence genome includes a window with the following:
- the RAI2 gene encoding retinoic acid-induced protein 2 — MEELYKDTQNLPMDVTTSPSAIANNKLENGVAQLITAEAWNINSSDLMKKALSPLVTVPAPSILTPPAESQSGVALKVAATVLQPICLGDSPVVLPIHLQVAGSAAPQIAPNSNTPYVMTTQGPVPLPVLLEQHVFQHLNSPLVLPQSSPCATNPMHSNLFQGSSAPMGQPQLMDQKPSNSPPESVLPPVFQTPGFAAVLQDLFPSQGTLGSSPYQPPPDCSSVPPQAFSSPLSPLVPPATLLVPYPVIVPLPVPVPIPIPIPIPVPHSAEYKVSPDCPKPAASFILHSCKETQTPLEKEETKPFDFMHHRGLSQLNRHTVIKMSSENEVLDLSMKSAPLLKESEDSAPLLPEDGALDLSIASCRKTGCNDTTSAGRSGPIMDGMAHSTTSKLPTAVSPFVPSKPHESPSKVESRVVSSSSSELLRQQPKWLVDQTNITACEPSAGNNIEIVSTSQTAKVIVSVKDAVPTIFCGKIKGLSGVSTKNFSFKRDMPQDSVLQCYDVKNQPETRDNAEALRKPIKNRNVKLKKMNSQEIHILPIKKQRLAAFFPRK, encoded by the coding sequence ATGGAGGAACTGTATAAGGACACGCAAAATCTGCCCATGGATGTTACCACCTCACCCTCAGCTATAGCTAACAACAAACTAGAAAATGGAGTTGCCCAGCTAATAACAGCAGAAGCGTGGAATATAAATTCATCAGACTTGATGAAGAAAGCACTTTCACCACTCGTAACTGTCCCTGCTCCATCCATATTGACACCACCAGCAGAATCCCAAAGTGGGGTTGCGCTCAAAGTAGCTGCTACAGTGCTTCAGCCAATTTGTTTAGGGGACAGCCCTGTGGTTCTACCAATACACCTGCAAGTCGCAGGAAGTGCTGCCCCTCAGATTGCTCCTAATAGTAACACTCCATATGTCATGACCACTCAAGGCCCAGTCCCACTTCCTGTTCTCCTAGAGCAACATGTCTTTCAGCATTTAAATTCTCCACTGGTGTTACCTCAGAGTTCTCCCTGCGCTACCAACCCGATGCACAGTAACCTTTTCCAGGGCTCATCTGCTCCAATGGGGCAGCCACAGCTCATGGATCAGAAACCTTCCAACTCGCCTCCGGAGTCTGTCTTGCCTCCTGTGTTTCAGACCCCAGGATTTGCTGCAGTTCTACAAGATCTCTTTCCCTCACAAGGCACCTTAGGTTCCTCACCCTATCAGCCACCTCCAGATTGCTCTTCTGTCCCCCCTCAGGCCTTCAGTTCCccattgtctccattggtccctCCTGCCACACTCTTGGTACCATACCCAGTGATCGTTCCTCTGCCAGTTCCTGTCCCTATCCCCATTCCTATCCCCATCCCAGTTCCCCACAGTGCGGAATATAAGGTTAGTCCAGACTGCCCTAAACCAGCTGCTTCGTTCATTTTGCATTCCTGCAAAGAAACCCAGACTCCCttggagaaagaagaaacaaaacccTTTGATTTCATGCACCACAGAGGGCTTTCACAGCTGAATCGGCATACTGTTATTAAGATGAGTAGCGAGAATGAGGTTCTGGATCTGTCCATGAAATCTGCCCCTTTGCTAAAGGAAAGTGAGGATAGTGCTCCACTATTACCTGAGGATGGTGCTTTGGACCTGTCAATTGCTTCCTGTCGAAAAACAGGCTGCAACGATACAACAAGCGCTGGTCGCTCTGGGCCCATCATGGACGGCATGGCTCATTCCACAACAAGTAAACTTCCTACTGCCGTTTCACCTTTTGTCCCTTCAAAACCTCATGAGAGTCCATCAAAGGTTGAAAGCAGAGTGGTCAGTAGCAGCTCCTCTGAACTTCTGAGACAGCAGCCTAAATGGTTGGTGGATCAGACGAACATAACAGCCTGTGAGCCGTCAGCTGGCAATAACATTGAAATCGTGAGCACTTCACAGACGGCCAAAGTAATAGTTTCCGTCAAAGATGCAGTACCTACTATTTTCTGTGGCAAGATTAAAGGCCTCTCGGGAGTTTCTACAAAAAACTTTTCCTTCAAAAGAGACATGCCCCAGGACTCTGTTCTGCAATGTTATGATGTAAAAAATCAGCCTGAAACCCGGGATAATGCAGAAGCTCTTAGGAAACCTATCAAAAACAGAAATGtcaaattaaagaaaatgaacTCACAGGAGATACATATTCTTCCCATCAAAAAGCAGCGGCTTGCGGCCTTTTTTCCAAGAAAATAA